In the Leptospira terpstrae serovar Hualin str. LT 11-33 = ATCC 700639 genome, TTTGGTCATATTTTTTATCAATCTCCTCACACTCGCATTTTATTATTCCTTCTATCGTTTTCATTTTTACCGTTTTACGGAATCGTTTTTACAATATACAGCTCTTGCTTTTTCAATATCCAGTGCCGGGATTGCTATCGGATTACAATCTTTGCTTTTGAATTGGCTTCCGAACGGTGGGCCTTACTGGAATGCTTTTATACTTTCAGCCTTTGTGGAAGAATTTGCAAAGTTAGTTGGCATTTACATGTTTTTTCGAAAAAATCAGGATGAATTTACAGTTACCGACGGGATCTTTTATGGTCTGGTATTAGGTGGAGGATTTGGCTTAGTCGAAAATATTCTATACTTTATCAATACTGGCCTTTGGTCGCAAGTACTTCGTTCCATTACAGCTCTCCCTATACACATGATGAATGGGGGACTTGTGGGTGCTTATCTTATGATGTTCCTATTTCATAAAAATCCAATATTCAAATGGGGCAAATTGGCTTATGGTTTTATTATCTGTGTTGGAATTCACGGTTTTTATAATTTATCCATTTTTCAGGAAATTGATTTACTGATTGTTTTACCAGCGTGCATCCTTTCTCTATTCTTTTTACTAGAACTAACAATTGCTAAGTCGAGGATCCTCTTACCCGGTCATATCCTTAAACTAATGAATATGAGTATGGAAGAGTATGAAATTTTGAGTCGTCACAACCGGCACGAAGGTTGGATTCAAAATATCCAAAAACATATTTCCACATCGGGAATTAAACTTTTACAATATCCAAATCTGCGCCATTTGTTCCTGACAGTTTTCTTTTTAATTCCTGGTATTTTATCTATTTATTTATTATTTGATTCTCCCGAGTGGATTAGCCAGAAATTTCCTGATTTAGCACTCCAAGACTATTTTGCATTGTTTGTGATGTATCCAATTGTTCTTTCTCTTATGTTTTTCTTTGCTGGAATATTAAATCCATATTTCTTTCGAGATCGAATGCTTGCGGTTCCACTCTTCAGTTCTGTTGATTTACATGTAGATAGTATTGAAGAAAATTCTGCTATCTTTCATATCCAAGCCAATATGTTTTATCTTCCGACTTCTCAAATGTTTCCTGACAATACCCAAGTCAAATTTGATCTTTGGATTGGACTCGATTGTTTTGTAGGACTAGCTGGAACCATACTTTGGTGCAGAGAAAATGAAGAAGGCAATTGCGGAGCTATGTGCCAATTGGATACAATTCCATATCCTTTCCTTATCAAGTGGCACTTTTTACGGTTCAAACAAAACTTTAAAAATTTATTTTTACGAAAGGCAATGGTTTAATCCAAAAAGATTAAAACCTAGATTCGAAACTAAATCCATAAAAAAGACTATCATTTGGTTTTTGAAATTGGTTCACAGATCCTAAGGCATAGGAATTTGGTTTCATATCCAAAATAGGTTTCAAATAAACCCCATTTGCGTTTTCCTTTTGGCTTTCCATTTTACCCAAATAAAAACTATCAATCAAACTATAAGTAATGATGGAAGTAAACACCGCAGAATAAATTAAAAAACGCTGCCTATGAAAATCGTAATTTTCTGTACTGAAGGTATTTGCAAATATAAATACTCTTCCATCAGAAGTAGGAATGTATTCAATGTCGTTGTTGATAGCATTTACTGAGGCATTATATTCATATAACATACCTAAGCCGGAAAGCAATGCTCCGCCAAAAATAAATGCAGCTTTTCCGTACCTTTTTTCTGTAATCGGTGTATAACCTGGAATTACTTTTGGAGTTTCTTCTTTTATTACTTTTACAATCACAGATTTGTTTTGAATCTCAAAAGATTCAAATTCCAAAATATCGACCGATTCCAAAGCTTTAGTTTCTGTCTCAATGGTGATTTTACCTCGTTCTAGAGTTTTGAAATTTCCAAAAATCTCTTTTCCAGCAAAGACCCATTTGCCTTTTACCCCAGGATCAATGTACCGTTCCATGGGAA is a window encoding:
- a CDS encoding LB_137 family protein codes for the protein MIEIYHKIEIFPLVLGIHISFLRSLRAIVLLLLMVFAFFSLSADKIRLKSGEVLNGKVVSVTASHVEWQDQGKRYKFLNSEVLGIDVGYDGLPACADYKTFGVEDCDLILTKLTKTNASFSKKSSPLELETIPLKKIASLRVNSESGFPMERYIDPGVKGKWVFAGKEIFGNFKTLERGKITIETETKALESVDILEFESFEIQNKSVIVKVIKEETPKVIPGYTPITEKRYGKAAFIFGGALLSGLGMLYEYNASVNAINNDIEYIPTSDGRVFIFANTFSTENYDFHRQRFLIYSAVFTSIITYSLIDSFYLGKMESQKENANGVYLKPILDMKPNSYALGSVNQFQKPNDSLFYGFSFESRF
- a CDS encoding PrsW family glutamic-type intramembrane protease, whose amino-acid sequence is MITQISIPSLVIFFINLLTLAFYYSFYRFHFYRFTESFLQYTALAFSISSAGIAIGLQSLLLNWLPNGGPYWNAFILSAFVEEFAKLVGIYMFFRKNQDEFTVTDGIFYGLVLGGGFGLVENILYFINTGLWSQVLRSITALPIHMMNGGLVGAYLMMFLFHKNPIFKWGKLAYGFIICVGIHGFYNLSIFQEIDLLIVLPACILSLFFLLELTIAKSRILLPGHILKLMNMSMEEYEILSRHNRHEGWIQNIQKHISTSGIKLLQYPNLRHLFLTVFFLIPGILSIYLLFDSPEWISQKFPDLALQDYFALFVMYPIVLSLMFFFAGILNPYFFRDRMLAVPLFSSVDLHVDSIEENSAIFHIQANMFYLPTSQMFPDNTQVKFDLWIGLDCFVGLAGTILWCRENEEGNCGAMCQLDTIPYPFLIKWHFLRFKQNFKNLFLRKAMV